tcatacttgtatatatattatagattataccTTCTAATAAGATACCATTTTATAAGGTTgtatcactttacaaaacaatgTAATATAAAGTTATGACTTTATAAGATAACTTTACACACAAAAATTATCTCTTTACAACTcaattattcataaaaaaaattataatttactaaaatttttaaaataataaaatattattatccaCCATAAATATCTCTGTTTTtagtaaagaaaattgaatcttgatttttGGACCATTACTTTACTTAGAATCAGTAtggcatacatatatatatgagtgGTAATACcaatttgaaatgattattttaaaaatttcttgttcattgagaaatgttactttctattttaataataataatactactaATAAAatgcttttttttcattttatgtgTTGAAAGCTTAATTGATAAAGCAGAGCTTAAAGCCCAATGTAAAATTACAGAGTCAGCCCAGCTCTAGCTTATAAATGATATGTAACGGCAACTTCCCCAGAATCCCAGCAATCAAAGGAAAAGGCAGGGTTTTTGCGGTTCTGATATTGAGGCAAATCTTTAGGGTTTTATATCCGGGGAAAGTAGTATCCATGGCTACCCCAAGCCATCACCAAAACGCCATTCCTtcaaccaagaaaaagaaaacccacaAAAACCCTGAAGCCAATTTTCTTTATGAACTCAATTCTTGCTCCAAATCCAAAGACCTCAAAGGCGCTATTTCCCTTTACGACTCTGCTCTTTCCAGCAATACTCGCCTCAACCAGTCCCATTTCAACACCCTGCTTTACCTTTGCTCCACTTTTGCCACCGACCCTGACTCCAAAGATCTTGCTTTACGATACGGGTTTCGAGTTTTTGACCACATGATGGCCTTAAATATCCACCCTAATGAAGCTTCTATTACCTCCATTGCCCGTTTATCCGCGGCAAAGGTGATGGTGATTACGCTTTTGAAATGGTTAAGAAGTTGGGTGATTATCAGGTTTCGCCACGGCTTCGTACTTACGAGCCTGCATTGTTTGTTTTTGCCAGAAGTTGGAAGCAGAGAAGGCTTATGAAGTTGAGGAGGATATAGATAAGATGGGGTTGAGCTTGGAGGAACCTCAAATTGCCGCTTTATTGAAACTAAGTGCGGATACGGGGAGAGGGGAGAGAGTTTATAATTACTTGCATAAGTTGAGGAGGAGCGTGAGGTGGGTCAGTGAGGAAACATGCAAGGTTTTGGAGGACTGGTTTTGCTGTAAAGCAAGCGAGATTGGTTCTGATGTGGGTTCAGTGAAAGAAGCGATTTTGAGGAATGGTGGGGGGTGGCATGGTTAGGGTGGATTGGGAAGGGCGTGGGTGGTCAGAGGAAACAGCAAGGTTTTGATGTTGCTGTGCGGAGATTGGTTGTGTGGTATGAAGAAGGAATGTCAGGATGTCGATGTTGCTGCTGCGGGGAGCAGTTGGATTGTGTTGATATTGATGATGTGGAGACTGAGAAGTTTGCTCTTTCAGTTGCAGGATTGGCTTTGGAGAGAGAGGTTAAGGCTAACTTTAGGGAGTTTCAGGTGAGGAACATATTTGCAAGTTGCTCCTTTTTCATTATgcaatgttttttattttttatttttatgattgattatatatatgttaagtgaAATAAACCTCTAAAACGGAGTTGTAGGCAACTAGGTTTAGACTTTATACCATTAGTGCAGGTTGACACTCCGAATTTTGTTGTTCCTGTTGCagaatgtttaatattttgattaatttgttTGTTACAATTTCATTATAATATTGACATGTAAAATGATATCTTGATATTGCAAATTCCCACTGTACCTAATTCTTACAGTTTCTCCTTTATGATTTACTTATTCATTTATATCATTAATAAAGGATTGGTTGGAAAAAAATGCGGATTATGAAGCCATAGTGGACGGAGCAAATATTGGGCTCTACCAACAAAATTTTGCAGAGGGTGGATTCAGTGTTCTTCAGGTTGTATATCCAACGGTTGGCTTGTCTACTCTGCTTTCATATTGTGCTCACTCAATTTCTGTTACTAAttgttattctttattttttattattgtttttttttttgtaaaaattgcaATAGAACAGCTTAATGCCGTCATAAAAGAAATGTATACTAGAAGTGGGAATAAATGGCCACTTGTCATCCTGCATAATAAGCGTGTGCGAGCCCTCTTGGAAAATCCTTCCCATAGAAAGTTGGTTGAAGAATGGATGGCTAATGGTGTTCTTTATACAACACCACATGGCTCCAATGATGATTGGTATGGATGTTGAAAAGACAAGCTAACTTTGATTCATTTGTTCATTCCACATGTTAAATCTGatttaatatcttattttttGTTCAATCTGACTCGGCACTTTTTTTATAACTTGAGAAGTCTCCCTATGCTTGCGCTATATAATTTAGTATTTGCAGGGGATACAGTGCTGGTGTGCACTATTGGTGGCACAGAATTCATGCAGGATTATTCTGGTTTTCAATTGCTAATTGATGCTAATTTGATTGTAATAAAATGAATTCTTCTATTTACAGGTATTGGCTTTATGCCACTGTAAAACTTAGATGTCTGCTTGTGACAAATGATGAAATGCGGGATCACATTTTTGAACTCCTAGGAAGTAGCTTCTTTCTCAAATGGAAAGAAAGGCACCAGGTTTGTGCTGTCTGCAAACCTACTTGACATATGATCTTTCTTCTACTTTTCATATTAGTTGTTCTTGTTCTGATGTAATAAAAAGCATATTtggcaatatttttaaaatttacatttacctttttcttttatttttctgcatCAGAAATGCCACTTAGGTTGGACCAGTCTATGACTCTGTATAAGACATTTTCTTCTATTCTCTGATAAGTTGGCAAATGGTCCAATTCTGATTTTGGACATGGATTTTAATGCTTGACTTTCTATTTTGACATTTGTTTGAATTCTCAAGGAAAGGCTCTTACTCAGTTCATGATTAGCATTAAACCGGATcccattttgcaaaatgattttggttttatttgcaGGTTCGATATACATTTCTGAAAGGAGCCCTGAAACTTCAGATGCCACCTGCATACTCTATCGTCATTCAGGTATTCATGGGTTATTTGCTGATGTATTTTCATATCGGTCAAGGTCATGATTTAGCTGCTGTCAAACTGTAGTTTCCATTGGAATATAAAGAAATGAATGTGTGTTTCAGGAATCCGAAAAAGGATCATGGCATGTTCCCATTGTATGTGAGAGCGACGAGGAGTCATTGAGAAGTTGGCTCTGCATTACCAAGCCAGGTGGATGTGAAGATGAAGGTAAAACTGGTTCCACCATGGAAACTTGTGAAATTGTTGATGGTCCCTGCTGCAAGTCAAGTGAGAATAGGAATAATGAAAAGTGTGATGATAAAACCACATCCATGACAGGTAAAAGGAAGGAGAGATCCCCATGATTCACATTGCTACTGTTATTCAATTTATAAGTGGCAAAGCCTGTTTCAAAGCCCACAGTTCTTTTGCACTTGTACCATTGAACCTGCCAATCCAAATAATCTTCCAATTTTGGGTCAAAGTTTACACTTGCAACAATTTCACCTCTTCTATTAGTTTAAACCGACAACCTGTCGGGTCCGACAAATCTCAAAAAACAACGAACGGAATACCATAACATGGTTGCTTCAGTTGGGTATCTCAAATCCCGAAAACTTGGAACACATACATGCACATATGATATATTCATGAAGGCAATATATATTACAAACACACTGATGGATATGGTTTGATGATATTCTGAACACACTTTTCGTCAACGGCTAAACATAATATTCATGCTGCCACACTAATTATACCATGAATTTGAAAAGCATTAAGGAAATATTTCCCTTATTTTGCCCCTTAAATCACTTGAAAATGTATTTTACGATGCCAGGAATATGAATGTTCATGAAGTAATCTTCCCAATCAATGCTTTTAGGGTCGAAATAGAGCATATCGTTCTCCACCAAGCTCGTTCTTGCTGTCATTCGCAACTTCTCGGTGTTTAAATCATCGAAACTGTACTCAACAAAACTGTGaagttaattttcttttttgtaaacAGAGATTGAATGAGAGTAAGAAAGTAGAAGAGGACATACGTGGCATTGAAGAACAAGTAAGGTCTGTAAATGTCGACCAATCTCATGACCCAGTTGATCTTCCTATTCAGATTGCTGTAAACACCTTGAAAGAAATGACAGAAGGCTGCATTAGCCAATTCCAATCCCTGCAAACACACatgaaatgataattttgttgaaTAAGGAGGAACCCCATTAATGGGAGGTTGAAAAGAAAGGTTATAGAGGGGTACCTTCAAAAGAAGCAAGTAACGAAATGCCATGTATCTTTGGAAGCTATCCATGCTGTTCATAACCGTAACCTTGCTAACAATCACAGGTTTTCCATCTTTGTTGATCCATGGATTCTTGGTGAAGTAGCGGAAGCCATAGTCTTGAAGATTAGAATACCTTAGGGGGTTTCTGATTGAGGAACCTACTTGGTAAATGGTTTGGGGTTGTTGATGTCTTGCCTCAGCTATCATTGCTACAATTATGGCGTTCACCACCATGTCTGCTGGTATCTGCAATTATTATATAATCAACAACCCATCCCAATTAGCATTCATTGATAAATGGAAAAtttgtataataatataaaaataaagctcACCACATCAACTATTGCCTCCAGATCTCCCAGGAAGAATGTTAATTTGCCTTTTGCATAACCAACTGCTAGGCTATCAATGGTTCTATCATAAACACATATACAAGTACtagttaaaaaggaaaaaaaatccaaGGCAAGAATTACTCATTATAGCTTAGCTTAATTCCAAAATATCTATTtcccaataaaaaaaattatagaatgaAATAGAAATACCTGATTCCTTCGACCCAACCAGGGAAGGGTTCTTTGTAAGTGCTAGTTACGATGGTAGGGCGAATGATGACTGCTGGTATAATGTCTTTTAATTCCCCCACCATCATTTCTCCCATTGCCTTGGTAAACACATACGTGTTTGGCCATCCATACCGCCTTGCCCTGtttcattttcccttttctttttattttacgatatattattatttataaaacaaaaatatttctaCCAAACTTAATTGTTTGCGTAAAACAAGCTTATGGATAGAATCACATTGTCTTTTTCTtggaaaaatatattaatattgttagtaTCATGACTTATCTTTCTGATTGTATAAATATATGATACTAATCATAAATATCTAGTAAGATATATGGAAtcaaatttaaaagttgaaaCACATGACAGCCAACAGAAATTGCATACTTATGGAGACCCCACTATAAATTCTGTCCTATtcatgaataaatgttttgtCTAGATATGCGAAGATTAGATGAAGGGAAAAATGGCTGTTGTTTTTGCTCTTTGCTTTTAATTTCATCAGTTTTGGCCGGCAGGGGTTGTGTGTGTTTGGTGTATAATTCACCACCTTATTAATGTCCTCATCTTTCTACTCTTCCAACTTTTAAATTTTCGTCattcaacttttaattttaacattttagttttTCTACTTGTTTGAATCAAAAGTAAAATTAGTgtaattaatatcattattaaatcTGAATGTGTTaaggattttaatttttaaattaagcttttcAATATTGAAATGCCACATGTTCAAATTTAACGAAACCCATTAATAATATCATCATTTGaactttaattttcaaataaaaatatatagggGTGTTTGGTAAACAGAGTTTTGAGTCTTTTTTTAGCTGATTTGGGCATAAATAGAGGATTGAGTAGTCAAAACCATTTAATTGTAGTGTTCAGTGAATGAAACTTTGTAAGAGTTTGTTGAGTTAAAACATTCAAAATAGTAAATGCAGACAACTGATTGGGAATGACATATCTGATCATGCTTTCTCAAAAGTTGCTCTCTTTGCCACATGCTCTCAAACCTAATGAGATACGTGGAATGAGATATTTATTTATTCCTTCAATATTTAtgtactcttaatttattttcaatttatccttcaatatttatgtactcttaatttattttcaatttacttatGTCAAATGATTTCTTATGCAAtttcatattaattgaaatatgctaCTTGACAAATTTATCCAGAGCATGATATAATTATCAGTAATTTACATACTAAGAACATGATATAATTATCACTAAGaatatagtttacaattatattgatagactattaatatttataaatttccacaaggttaatatttgtaaataaggaacttaataaatttgtttatttaaattttcaaaaatattaactaattaatttctataatggatgttttaattcattggtaatggtgttttttatttcaataatttcacccgataaagactaaaatattataaattaataaatatttaacaataaaatgtaTCATGCTTTAATTTGtcaaacacttttaaataaacagttaatagaattaattaatcaaattaattaatagaaTCAGTCGATCAAACCAACTATTATCTAATTGCCAAACAGGGCCATAgaagcttaaaaatataataatatctaaaattttcatttatttattgtatGTATATTTAGATGTATTTTTGTGATGATAAATAGTTGAACCAATTATCAAATCTAAagttatttgtttgtttttttaaaatattaatctttaattattaaaaaaatgaaaaatagcaaaaattttcaattattatttgttatataaatGATAGCTTATAAGCTTTACTGAATGAATAGAGTGTATTAGATAGGTGGATGTCAAGTTACTATCATGTCAAAGTTCATGCACGTGAATCCTATCCTCTCTTATTTATTCATGTCGATGACAACTCCACCCATTACTATGACCTATTTAAGTTAACCATACTTTCTAAGGCTTAATTGAAGtcaaacacatatacatattgatattttatttattaactgAAAAATAACATTAAAGAATTGGAAATGGAGTGACCTTTGAATGCCCAGATCTTTCATGGCAACGGTGATATCCTTATCAGAAGCACCTTGGAGACGGAGAAGATGAAGTTGATCCTCAACCACTTGCTTCTCAATGTTAACATCTAAGCCTGACACACCATTAAGTGTTTCCCCCATTCTGTATGAATTTTCAACTATAAGCCCAGACCTTTCCCCTGACACATATGctgtccaaaataaatattacacaacCATTAATTACTGCTTTCCTgcgtttttttatattttgcatgaatGTTTAATAcggtatttaaatttaattttaatatttaatttaatatttaaattaaataatattatgtgatttaataaatatttaacatatgtattttattgaaaaatataaatatttaattagaataaaagaaaaattcagatatcaattttaaaatagttaaatattaaattttaaaaaaatttaaatatcaaattaaacattaaaagaaaatataggcACCAAATGATTGAATAAAATAGCAAAGGGTGGTGCTAAGCAAAGGGTGAAGAGTTTTCAACTCTTCTTCTATttctaaatatattatattgtGTTGCAAAAAGGAACCAACGAAAAAATCTTTGTTCTTTACCGAGTTCATTTCCGATAAGATGGGAATGAAAGGCATTTGTTTTTAACGAATACGAATAATCTTTCATGTTTTGAATATACTTATCAAGTATATAATTaagaatgaaatatattttttaattaaaatatgtgataagtctttatactttttataaatttagaatttaatctctttacttttatttttaggaatttagtctctttattttttagattttaaaattcaagtccaattattaacattgttaatatttttattaaatttgttggtatgaaattttaaaataaaaaaaaacacacacacttGATTGCCATGTAATAGAAAAAACATATATTGTggaattttgaaaagtaaaactaaattcttagaaataaaagtatagagactaaattttcaatttataaaaagAACATAGACTTATggaatattttaacttttttttttatagcaACCTGTGGATACGTGAACCAACACTTGTAGTTTGGCACATTTCTTGGCAAAGTCCACAACATATTTAGCTCCCAGTGTGTTGAGGCCTAGTGCCACATCATATCTACATTCAACAAACATTAAGATaagtttctaataatttttatggcttttaaaaaaaaaaacagaaataaattaaGTAGGTTATATACCTTTCATCAAAGTTGGTTGTTGCAGCAAGGTTAAGAAGAACATCGAGTTCCTTGCAAAGGAGTTGAAGCAAATCAGAATCATGGAGACCCAAATCTTGATGGGTTAAGTCACCTGGTATAACTGTAATTTTTTGTGATATAAAAGAGCTGAAATTGGTCCCACATTTCTTTTTCAGATTTCTGAACAGATCCTTCCCTACGATCTGTATCACAACAAAAATGGTGCAGTTGTTGAACAGATATGTGCTGCTTGAATAAATGATAGTAATAAATAGAAAGAAGAGAACCTCATGGTGCAAACGATGGATGGCGGATTTATGGTCGGCTGCTCTTACGAGAAGATATAATTTCTTGACATTGGGTTGAACTCTTAATATTTTCTCCACAAATACTGCATTTCAAAAGGGAAGCAAATTAAAACATTCGTACGTGTGGTGTGggctttaataaattaaatgaataaaaggaGGAGTTGCTGTTACTCTTTGCCAAAAACCCAGTTCCACCAGTGACTAGAATGGATTTGTTATCAAGGAACTGAAGAGCACTTCCTAATTCCATCACAAAGTAAGGACAGAAAGAGAGGAaccaaaaagggaaaaataagaaaGGAGGGATGATAGTGAGGGTAGAGTGTAAAGGAAAGGATTGCTTATAAAAGGAAATCCAATGATCATTCAGCTGGAGGGGATGATGAATTAGATTATATAGAGAGAAAGGGTGGGCAATTTATGAGGGGTGGCGTACACCTAAGTAGTTGGGACGTGTAATTGCTTTCTCGTGCCCCTTGCTCCTCCTTTATATTTTCACTTTCTTTAtggaattaataaaatatatgatgaaatttaaaaatcatatcaaaataaattattatgttattttGCTTTCACAATATTTGGGTAGAAAAATAAAATCAGGCATGCAATGTAAGAAATGCGTGAAGGGTGAACTACAATAAGAATCAGCAATTAAGGTATTGCGGTTTGAGGGTTTGTGCTGACATACGTACTTTTCCTCGACTCCCATGGCCATGC
The Gossypium hirsutum isolate 1008001.06 chromosome A07, Gossypium_hirsutum_v2.1, whole genome shotgun sequence genome window above contains:
- the LOC107953279 gene encoding fatty acyl-CoA reductase 3, which produces MELGSALQFLDNKSILVTGGTGFLAKIFVEKILRVQPNVKKLYLLVRAADHKSAIHRLHHEIVGKDLFRNLKKKCGTNFSSFISQKITVIPGDLTHQDLGLHDSDLLQLLCKELDVLLNLAATTNFDERYDVALGLNTLGAKYVVDFAKKCAKLQVLVHVSTAYVSGERSGLIVENSYRMGETLNGVSGLDVNIEKQVVEDQLHLLRLQGASDKDITVAMKDLGIQRARRYGWPNTYVFTKAMGEMMVGELKDIIPAVIIRPTIVTSTYKEPFPGWVEGIRTIDSLAVGYAKGKLTFFLGDLEAIVDVIPADMVVNAIIVAMIAEARHQQPQTIYQVGSSIRNPLRYSNLQDYGFRYFTKNPWINKDGKPVIVSKVTVMNSMDSFQRYMAFRYLLLLKGLELANAAFCHFFQGVYSNLNRKINWVMRLVDIYRPYLFFNATFDDLNTEKLRMTARTSLVENDMLYFDPKSIDWEDYFMNIHIPGIVKYIFK
- the LOC107953278 gene encoding LOW QUALITY PROTEIN: proteinaceous RNase P 2 (The sequence of the model RefSeq protein was modified relative to this genomic sequence to represent the inferred CDS: inserted 1 base in 1 codon), encoding MICNGNFPRIPAIKGKGRVFAVLILRQIFRVLYPGKVVSMATPSHHQNAIPSTKKKKTHKNPEANFLYELNSCSKSKDLKGAISLYDSALSSNTRLNQSHFNTLLYLCSTFATDPDSKDLALRYGFYYLHCPFIRGKGDGDYAFEMVKKLGDYQVSPRLRTYEPALFVFARSXEAEKAYEVEEDIDKMGLSLEEPQIAALLKLSADTGRGERVYNYLHKLRRSVRWVSEETCKVLEDWFCCKASEIGSDVGSVKEAILRNGGGWHGQGFDVAVRRLVVWYEEGMSGCRCCCCGEQLDCVDIDDVETEKFALSVAGLALEREVKANFREFQDWLEKNADYEAIVDGANIGLYQQNFAEGGFSVLQLNAVIKEMYTRSGNKWPLVILHNKRVRALLENPSHRKLVEEWMANGVLYTTPHGSNDDWYWLYATVKLRCLLVTNDEMRDHIFELLGSSFFLKWKERHQVRYTFLKGALKLQMPPAYSIVIQESEKGSWHVPIVCESDEESLRSWLCITKPGGCEDEGKTGSTMETCEIVDGPCCKSSENRNNEKCDDKTTSMTGKRKERSP